One part of the Janthinobacterium sp. 17J80-10 genome encodes these proteins:
- a CDS encoding MFS transporter, protein MSQPPVTLPNPPAQDHSGAHNPGAAIAAEEGMKSKARIRDAFLQPSAWTLFFFGFASGLPFLLVAGTLAYWLRENGITLKDITMIASAGMAYSFKFLWAPLVDRLRLPLLGRLGQRRSWLLLAQVAVMVGLGAMASVTPSQLGLFVGLTLLVAFAGATLDIVVDAYRIEIAPVEAQGALVATYSLGYRIALIVSGALALVLADHTIWPNVYRAMALFMLVPIVANLLAREPEVLREHAQSWAQGMREGVVEPFADFFRRFGGRVGLCILLFILLFKISDQALVGGIMGPFYLDQGFTKTQIATISKVYGIWVGIGGAFLGGVAVVRWGVERALLAGIVLGALSNLLYLGLIGANGDVAMLTFVISGENLAQGVLGTTAVAYLSALVNQRYTATQYALFSSLITLPGKALGFYSGRIVEAVGYAPYFWITTLAIVPAIGLYFWLRPRVRLDGEAGAS, encoded by the coding sequence ATGAGCCAGCCTCCCGTTACCCTCCCGAACCCGCCGGCCCAGGATCATTCCGGCGCGCATAATCCAGGCGCAGCGATTGCGGCCGAAGAGGGCATGAAGTCCAAGGCGCGCATTCGTGACGCGTTCCTGCAACCGTCGGCCTGGACGCTCTTTTTCTTCGGCTTCGCTTCCGGGCTGCCCTTCCTGCTGGTGGCCGGCACGCTGGCCTACTGGTTGAGGGAAAACGGCATTACGTTGAAGGACATCACCATGATCGCCAGCGCGGGCATGGCCTATTCCTTCAAGTTCCTGTGGGCCCCGCTGGTCGACCGCCTGCGGCTGCCGCTGCTGGGCCGGCTTGGGCAGCGCCGCAGCTGGCTGCTGCTGGCGCAGGTCGCGGTGATGGTCGGGCTGGGCGCAATGGCTTCCGTGACGCCCTCGCAACTGGGGCTTTTCGTCGGTCTGACGCTGCTGGTGGCGTTTGCCGGCGCCACCCTGGATATTGTGGTGGATGCCTATCGCATCGAGATTGCTCCGGTCGAAGCGCAAGGCGCGCTGGTGGCCACCTATTCGCTGGGCTACCGGATTGCGCTGATCGTCTCCGGTGCGCTGGCGCTGGTGCTGGCCGACCATACCATCTGGCCCAACGTCTACCGGGCGATGGCCCTGTTCATGCTCGTGCCGATCGTGGCGAACCTGCTGGCGCGCGAGCCGGAAGTGCTGCGCGAACATGCGCAAAGCTGGGCCCAGGGCATGCGCGAGGGCGTGGTCGAGCCGTTTGCCGATTTCTTTCGCCGCTTCGGCGGGCGGGTGGGGCTTTGCATCCTGCTCTTCATCCTGCTTTTCAAGATTTCCGACCAGGCCCTGGTCGGGGGCATCATGGGACCGTTCTACCTGGACCAGGGCTTCACCAAGACGCAAATCGCCACCATTTCCAAGGTCTACGGCATCTGGGTGGGCATCGGCGGCGCCTTCCTCGGCGGCGTCGCGGTCGTGCGCTGGGGAGTCGAACGCGCGCTCCTGGCGGGTATCGTCCTGGGAGCACTCTCCAACCTGCTGTACCTTGGGCTGATCGGCGCCAACGGCGACGTGGCCATGCTGACCTTCGTGATTTCCGGTGAAAACCTGGCGCAGGGCGTGCTGGGCACCACTGCCGTGGCCTACCTCTCGGCGCTGGTGAACCAGCGTTATACGGCTACCCAATATGCGCTGTTCAGCTCGCTCATTACCCTGCCGGGCAAGGCGCTGGGATTTTATTCGGGCCGCATCGTCGAGGCCGTGGGGTACGCCCCCTACTTCTGGATCACAACGCTGGCAATCGTGCCTGCGATTGGCCTGTACTTCTGGCTGCGGCCGCGGGTCAGGCTGGATGGCGAAGCCGGCGCAAGTTGA
- a CDS encoding M48 family metallopeptidase, which produces MITRFPIDRFASALALLCLLGVAAPGQAQPAAEESKEEGVKVGKMSSLRNLVPEEQLEAAATQQYTAMKQQAQQQNALAPDSHPQVRRLRAIAGKLVPQALRWNPRAADWKWEVNLIGSKDVNAFCMPGGKIAFYTGLLERLQLTDDEVAIVMGHEIAHALREHGRERAAKSGLANAGAKLAGIGLSALLGIDANLTTAATGLGASLTMLKFSRDDETEADVVGLDIAARAGYDPRAGVALWHKMAQLSQSAPPQWLSSHPAGQNRIAEMQKHLPAVLPLYSRAKGVAQQSLPPYRSNVKGIAPVS; this is translated from the coding sequence ATGATTACCCGGTTCCCGATTGACCGTTTCGCCAGTGCATTGGCGCTGCTGTGCCTGTTGGGTGTGGCTGCGCCGGGGCAGGCGCAGCCAGCCGCAGAAGAAAGCAAGGAAGAGGGCGTAAAGGTCGGCAAGATGTCTTCGCTGCGCAACCTGGTGCCGGAAGAACAGCTCGAAGCCGCCGCCACCCAGCAATACACCGCCATGAAGCAGCAGGCACAGCAACAGAATGCCCTGGCGCCGGATAGTCACCCCCAAGTACGGCGCCTGCGCGCCATCGCCGGCAAGCTGGTGCCGCAAGCCTTGCGCTGGAATCCCCGTGCCGCCGACTGGAAATGGGAAGTTAACCTGATCGGCTCGAAGGATGTGAATGCCTTTTGCATGCCGGGAGGAAAAATCGCTTTTTATACCGGCTTGCTGGAACGCTTGCAGTTGACCGACGACGAAGTGGCCATCGTCATGGGCCATGAAATCGCCCATGCCCTGCGCGAGCATGGCCGCGAGCGCGCTGCCAAGTCGGGATTGGCCAATGCCGGCGCCAAGCTGGCCGGCATTGGCTTGTCGGCGCTGCTTGGCATCGATGCTAACCTGACCACGGCTGCCACCGGCCTTGGGGCGAGCCTGACGATGCTGAAGTTTTCGCGCGACGATGAAACCGAGGCCGACGTGGTCGGGCTCGACATTGCTGCCCGCGCCGGCTATGACCCGCGCGCCGGCGTCGCCCTGTGGCACAAGATGGCCCAGCTCAGCCAGAGTGCCCCGCCACAATGGCTTTCTTCCCATCCGGCCGGCCAGAACCGCATCGCCGAGATGCAGAAGCATCTGCCGGCAGTCTTGCCGCTGTATTCCCGGGCAAAGGGTGTGGCGCAGCAGTCACTGCCGCCGTACCGCAGCAACGTCAAGGGCATCGCGCCTGTTTCCTGA
- a CDS encoding HD domain-containing phosphohydrolase has protein sequence MTNFLAILSGGGVILLIVAFFLVAGNFAGAYLSARHQHLFRNALFVVTAMAVLRFPLQVNGDVLLDQRGAILAVAAIFGGGPALAATAAAMLAYRAYLGGSAMLAGLLGIVFTFLVCGALNYWWRRRTGTRAASIGLIAVAGVMAGVCSALTLLLVPPVAGAWALFQQEGASMFLVQVVSTCLFGFLLKLHVERQHSSEVLAEKNIALRNTLEQAIGALSMAMMHRDPGVASHEKRVAELAAAIGTELGFEGERLKGLKLAALIHDIGKIQLPAEILMRPRKLSEEEFSLVQLHAENGYQILKEIEFPWPLAEIIRQHHEDYDGGGYPRGLAGAQILLEARIIRVADSMEAMLSHRPFRRAYDVEYAAARLQVGEQTLYDPEVVKACLRLVRDQGFPVSCNEQAA, from the coding sequence ATGACTAATTTCCTGGCAATCCTGTCAGGCGGCGGCGTGATTCTGCTTATCGTTGCTTTTTTTCTGGTCGCAGGCAATTTCGCTGGCGCGTACTTATCGGCGCGACACCAGCATTTATTTCGCAACGCGCTATTCGTCGTGACTGCCATGGCGGTGCTCAGATTTCCGCTACAGGTAAATGGCGATGTATTGCTCGACCAGCGCGGCGCAATTCTTGCGGTAGCGGCAATATTTGGTGGTGGTCCTGCACTCGCGGCCACCGCGGCGGCGATGCTGGCATATCGCGCCTATCTGGGCGGTAGTGCCATGCTGGCCGGCTTGCTCGGCATTGTCTTCACTTTCCTTGTTTGCGGGGCCTTGAATTATTGGTGGCGTCGGCGAACCGGCACGCGCGCAGCCAGCATAGGCCTGATCGCCGTGGCCGGCGTCATGGCCGGCGTATGTTCGGCGTTGACGTTGTTGCTTGTGCCGCCGGTGGCAGGGGCATGGGCATTGTTTCAGCAGGAAGGGGCTAGCATGTTCCTGGTGCAAGTTGTTTCGACTTGCCTGTTCGGCTTCCTGTTGAAACTGCATGTCGAGCGTCAGCACAGCAGCGAAGTGCTTGCAGAGAAAAACATTGCCTTGCGCAACACGCTTGAACAAGCGATTGGCGCGCTGTCGATGGCCATGATGCATCGCGATCCCGGCGTGGCCAGCCATGAGAAGCGGGTTGCAGAATTGGCAGCGGCAATCGGCACCGAACTGGGCTTTGAGGGCGAGCGCCTGAAAGGACTGAAGCTGGCGGCATTGATACATGACATTGGCAAAATCCAGTTGCCCGCAGAGATATTGATGCGCCCACGCAAGCTTTCCGAGGAAGAGTTCAGCCTGGTCCAGCTGCATGCAGAAAATGGCTATCAGATTCTGAAAGAGATTGAATTTCCCTGGCCTTTGGCCGAAATCATCCGTCAGCATCACGAGGATTACGACGGTGGCGGTTATCCACGGGGGTTGGCGGGGGCGCAAATTCTGCTCGAAGCGCGCATTATCCGGGTGGCCGACAGCATGGAGGCCATGCTGTCGCACAGGCCGTTCCGCCGGGCCTACGATGTCGAATATGCAGCCGCGCGCCTGCAAGTGGGGGAACAGACATTGTATGATCCCGAGGTGGTGAAAGCTTGTCTGCGACTCGTTCGCGACCAGGGTTTTCCCGTGTCTTGTAATGAGCAAGCTGCCTGA
- a CDS encoding HD domain-containing phosphohydrolase produces MDQLLTAIVGLDDAAAVSLIMHSPGETISPDTTMGEAAMALDRQQSSSLLVMQAGEMVGILTLRDMTGAFCNGHGPGEPVRQFMSRQLITVEESTSLGAAASLMAERGIRHLPVLDARGKLAGVVSGSDFRRLSEAAIRARALQAGKLEKALEETLAALSAVLEQRDPYTAGHQKHVAMLAVMIGKELGFDQGQLHALSLACIVHDLGKIQVPVEILTKPARLSTAEFALIKQHPLVGYNILKTIDFPWPIADIVVQHHEALDGSGYPYGLKGDQILPEARVLTVADIVESMSSDRPYRAALGIEAAITEITRLRGSKLDGDVVDACVRVLRRGEFSPNLLGFDTPQY; encoded by the coding sequence ATGGATCAGTTACTGACCGCCATTGTGGGTTTGGACGATGCCGCTGCCGTCAGTTTGATCATGCATTCGCCGGGCGAAACGATTTCGCCGGATACGACGATGGGCGAGGCCGCCATGGCGCTGGACCGCCAGCAAAGCAGTAGCCTTCTGGTGATGCAGGCAGGCGAGATGGTGGGGATACTGACATTGCGCGACATGACGGGGGCATTTTGCAATGGCCATGGACCCGGTGAGCCGGTTCGCCAGTTCATGTCGCGCCAGCTGATTACGGTCGAGGAATCGACCAGCCTGGGCGCGGCAGCCTCGCTGATGGCCGAACGCGGTATCCGTCATCTGCCGGTGCTGGATGCGCGCGGCAAACTGGCCGGCGTGGTCAGCGGGAGCGATTTCCGCCGCTTGTCCGAAGCAGCCATCCGTGCCAGGGCGCTACAGGCAGGAAAACTGGAAAAAGCGCTTGAAGAGACGCTGGCGGCATTGTCAGCGGTACTGGAGCAGCGCGATCCCTATACCGCCGGCCACCAGAAGCATGTGGCCATGCTGGCAGTAATGATTGGCAAGGAACTCGGATTTGATCAAGGCCAATTGCATGCCCTTAGCCTGGCTTGTATTGTGCACGACCTTGGCAAAATCCAGGTGCCGGTCGAGATCCTGACCAAGCCGGCGCGCCTGAGCACAGCAGAATTTGCGCTGATCAAGCAGCATCCTCTGGTCGGCTACAACATCTTGAAGACGATCGATTTTCCCTGGCCAATCGCCGATATCGTCGTGCAGCATCATGAGGCGCTGGATGGCAGTGGTTATCCCTATGGCTTGAAGGGAGATCAGATCCTGCCGGAAGCCCGGGTGTTGACGGTCGCGGACATTGTCGAGTCGATGTCTTCAGACCGGCCGTACCGTGCCGCGTTGGGAATCGAGGCAGCAATCACGGAAATCACCCGCTTGCGCGGTAGCAAACTCGATGGCGATGTGGTCGATGCCTGTGTGCGGGTCTTGCGGCGTGGGGAATTTTCGCCTAACTTGCTCGGATTCGATACGCCGCAATATTAG
- a CDS encoding exodeoxyribonuclease III: MIKIISANLNGIRSAAKKGFFEWMAAQQADFVCVQELKAQAGDMTDTFLNPPGYFGHFHYAEKKGYSGTGVYSRTQPDAVITGFGNPEFDAEGRYVQCDFGNLSIVSVYCPSGSSSPERQEAKFRFMEVFLPHLAALRAQGREVVICGDWNIAHKEIDLKNWKSNQKNSGFLPEERAWLSRVFDEAGWVDAYRLLHPETTAEAYTWWSNRGQAWANNVGWRIDYHVTTPAIGASGKAAAIYKEARFSDHAPLILHYDWPIQAPV, encoded by the coding sequence ATGATCAAGATTATTTCCGCCAACCTGAATGGCATCCGCTCAGCAGCCAAAAAAGGGTTTTTCGAGTGGATGGCGGCGCAGCAAGCCGATTTCGTCTGTGTGCAGGAATTGAAGGCGCAAGCGGGCGACATGACCGACACATTCCTGAATCCGCCGGGATATTTTGGTCATTTCCATTATGCGGAGAAAAAAGGCTATTCAGGCACCGGGGTCTATAGCCGCACGCAACCGGATGCGGTCATCACCGGTTTCGGCAATCCGGAGTTCGATGCCGAGGGACGCTACGTCCAATGCGATTTCGGCAATCTTTCGATCGTGTCCGTATATTGCCCGTCCGGTTCATCAAGCCCGGAGCGGCAAGAAGCCAAGTTCCGCTTCATGGAAGTATTCCTGCCGCACCTGGCGGCTCTGCGCGCGCAAGGGCGCGAAGTGGTCATCTGTGGCGACTGGAATATCGCGCACAAGGAAATCGACCTGAAAAACTGGAAGAGCAACCAGAAAAATTCCGGCTTCCTGCCGGAAGAGCGGGCCTGGCTGTCGCGCGTGTTCGATGAAGCGGGCTGGGTGGATGCCTACCGCCTGCTGCACCCGGAAACAACCGCCGAGGCCTATACCTGGTGGAGCAACCGCGGCCAGGCCTGGGCCAACAATGTCGGCTGGCGCATCGACTATCATGTCACCACGCCCGCCATTGGCGCCAGCGGCAAGGCGGCGGCAATCTACAAGGAAGCGCGTTTTTCCGACCATGCGCCGCTCATCCTGCATTACGACTGGCCCATTCAGGCGCCGGTCTAA
- the pyrE gene encoding orotate phosphoribosyltransferase, which produces MNNLRQQFIEFAVSAGVLKFGEFITKAGRTSPYFFNAGLFNDGANLGRLADFYAQTLLDSGIEFDMLFGPAYKGITLASATAVALAAKGRNVPFAFNRKEAKDHGEGGTIVGAKLQGRVVIIDDVISAGTSVRESVEMIRAAGATPCAVLIALDRMERAGKDDALSAHSAVQEVSHLYNMPVVSIGNLADLMEFISGAGADPQQAQYKEAIAAYRQRYGVN; this is translated from the coding sequence TTGAACAATTTACGTCAGCAATTTATTGAATTCGCAGTTTCTGCAGGGGTGCTCAAGTTTGGTGAATTCATCACCAAGGCGGGCCGCACGTCGCCGTATTTTTTCAATGCCGGGCTGTTCAATGACGGCGCCAACCTTGGGCGGCTGGCCGATTTTTATGCGCAAACCCTGCTGGATTCCGGCATCGAATTCGACATGCTGTTTGGTCCGGCTTACAAGGGCATCACGCTGGCGTCGGCGACGGCAGTCGCCCTCGCCGCCAAAGGGCGCAATGTGCCGTTCGCCTTCAACCGCAAGGAAGCCAAGGACCATGGCGAAGGCGGCACCATTGTCGGCGCCAAGCTGCAGGGGCGGGTGGTGATCATCGACGACGTGATTTCGGCGGGCACGTCGGTGCGCGAATCGGTTGAAATGATCCGCGCCGCCGGCGCCACGCCCTGCGCAGTATTGATCGCCTTGGACCGCATGGAACGCGCCGGCAAGGATGATGCATTGTCGGCGCATTCGGCAGTACAGGAGGTGAGCCACCTGTACAACATGCCGGTAGTGTCGATCGGTAACCTGGCGGACTTGATGGAATTTATTTCGGGTGCCGGAGCCGACCCGCAGCAGGCACAGTACAAGGAGGCGATTGCCGCGTATCGCCAGCGCTACGGTGTGAACTAA
- a CDS encoding DUF4124 domain-containing protein yields MHKNIKKLAGMCALAAMPLLAHAEIYICKDASGKTLTSDRPIMECQDRKTRVLGKNGMTAREIAPPLTEEQQRQKAAEDEKRKAASAVAEEQKRQDRALLARYSKEADIEVARQRALESVTEQVKREEASIVATDKNLQKARLEAAAQPKGKVPSSLQRKIDDLGQEISDSKKLIAERQDEASQINARFDQAVKRFRELKNGGVAKLETR; encoded by the coding sequence ATGCATAAAAATATCAAGAAGCTGGCCGGAATGTGTGCGTTGGCGGCGATGCCGCTCCTGGCGCACGCGGAAATCTATATTTGCAAGGATGCCAGCGGCAAGACGCTGACTTCTGATCGGCCGATCATGGAATGCCAGGATCGCAAGACCCGGGTGCTTGGCAAGAACGGCATGACCGCGCGTGAAATTGCGCCGCCCCTGACCGAGGAACAGCAGCGTCAGAAAGCGGCGGAAGATGAAAAGCGCAAGGCAGCGTCGGCCGTCGCAGAGGAGCAAAAGCGCCAGGACCGTGCGCTGCTGGCGCGCTACAGCAAGGAAGCCGATATCGAGGTGGCGCGCCAGCGTGCCCTGGAGTCGGTCACCGAGCAGGTCAAGCGCGAGGAAGCATCGATTGTCGCCACGGATAAAAACCTGCAGAAGGCGCGCTTAGAAGCCGCCGCACAGCCCAAGGGCAAAGTGCCGTCGAGCTTGCAGCGCAAGATCGACGATCTCGGGCAGGAAATCAGCGACAGTAAAAAATTGATCGCGGAACGTCAGGACGAGGCAAGCCAGATCAATGCCCGCTTTGACCAGGCGGTCAAGCGCTTCCGTGAATTGAAAAATGGCGGCGTAGCAAAGCTGGAGACAAGATAA
- the gatB gene encoding Asp-tRNA(Asn)/Glu-tRNA(Gln) amidotransferase subunit GatB has product MQWEVVIGMETHAQLTTQSKIFSGAPIAFGADANTQACPVDLALPGVLPVMNKGAVERAIQFGLAVDAVIAPQSVFARKNYFYPDLPKGYQISQFEIPVVQGGRVSFVLEKDGKAELKSVALTRAHLEEDAGKSLHEDYHGMTGIDLNRAGTPLLEIVTEPDMRSAAEAVAYAKALHALVTWLGICDGNMQEGSFRCDANVSVRPVGQQEYGTRCEIKNLNSFRFLEEAINYEVRRQIELIEDGGRVVQETRLYDPDRKETRSMRSKEDAQDYRYFPDPDLPPLVIAQDWIARVKAALPELPGAMRERFARDYALPEYDAAVLTQSKAMATYFEAVVAKTGREQAKPAANWLMGDVASTLNREGVDISAAPVKAEQLALLLQRIADGTISNKIAKEIFAAMWEAPSDDPAAVDAIIEAKGLKQISDAGALEKIVDEVLAANVKSVEEFRAGKEKAFNALIGQAMKASRGKANPAQLTELLKKKLTA; this is encoded by the coding sequence ATGCAGTGGGAAGTCGTAATCGGGATGGAAACGCATGCGCAGTTGACCACCCAGAGCAAGATTTTCAGCGGCGCGCCGATCGCCTTCGGTGCCGACGCCAATACGCAAGCCTGTCCGGTGGACCTGGCTTTGCCGGGCGTCTTGCCGGTCATGAACAAGGGCGCCGTCGAACGCGCCATCCAGTTTGGCCTGGCGGTGGACGCAGTGATTGCGCCGCAATCGGTGTTTGCGCGTAAAAACTACTTTTACCCCGACCTGCCCAAGGGCTACCAGATCAGCCAGTTTGAAATCCCGGTAGTGCAAGGCGGACGCGTCTCCTTCGTACTGGAAAAGGATGGCAAGGCCGAATTGAAGAGCGTGGCGCTGACCCGCGCCCATCTGGAAGAAGACGCCGGCAAGTCGCTGCACGAGGATTACCATGGCATGACCGGCATCGACCTGAACCGCGCCGGCACCCCCTTGCTGGAAATCGTTACCGAACCCGACATGCGCAGCGCCGCTGAAGCGGTCGCCTATGCCAAGGCGTTGCACGCGCTGGTGACCTGGCTGGGCATTTGCGACGGCAACATGCAGGAAGGCTCGTTTCGCTGCGACGCCAACGTTTCGGTGCGTCCGGTCGGACAACAAGAATACGGCACCCGCTGCGAGATCAAGAACCTGAACTCGTTCCGCTTTCTTGAAGAAGCCATCAATTACGAGGTACGGCGCCAGATCGAGCTGATCGAGGATGGCGGCCGCGTGGTGCAGGAAACCCGCCTGTACGATCCGGACAGGAAGGAAACCCGCTCCATGCGCAGCAAGGAAGATGCGCAGGATTACCGCTACTTCCCGGACCCCGACCTGCCACCGCTGGTGATTGCGCAAGACTGGATCGCGCGCGTCAAAGCCGCCTTGCCGGAATTGCCAGGTGCCATGCGCGAGCGCTTTGCGCGCGATTACGCCCTGCCGGAATATGACGCCGCCGTACTGACGCAGTCGAAAGCAATGGCGACCTATTTCGAAGCCGTCGTCGCCAAGACTGGCCGCGAACAGGCCAAGCCTGCCGCCAACTGGCTCATGGGCGACGTGGCATCGACACTGAATCGCGAAGGCGTGGATATTTCCGCGGCACCGGTGAAGGCCGAACAACTGGCCTTGCTGCTGCAGCGTATCGCCGATGGCACCATTTCCAACAAAATTGCGAAGGAAATTTTCGCGGCAATGTGGGAAGCGCCATCGGACGACCCGGCTGCCGTCGATGCCATCATCGAAGCCAAGGGTTTGAAGCAGATTTCCGATGCCGGCGCGCTGGAAAAAATTGTTGATGAGGTGTTGGCTGCCAATGTCAAATCGGTCGAGGAATTCCGGGCGGGCAAGGAAAAGGCCTTCAACGCCCTGATCGGTCAAGCCATGAAGGCGTCGCGCGGCAAGGCCAATCCGGCGCAATTGACGGAATTGCTGAAGAAAAAGCTGACCGCCTGA
- the gatA gene encoding Asp-tRNA(Asn)/Glu-tRNA(Gln) amidotransferase subunit GatA: MHTKTIKQLSALLQARDISASELASLYLARIRQSDLNAYLHVDEELTLQQAKSADARLAAGNATALTGIPIAHKDIFVTRGWRSTAGSKMLENYVSPFDATVVERFNAAGTVTLGKLNCDEFAMGSSNENSYFGPAKNPWDKAAIPGGSSGGSAAAIAARLAPGATATDTGGSIRQPAALCGVTGIKPTYGRVSRFGMIAFASSLDQGGPMAQTAEDCALLLNAMAGFDERDSTSISRADEDYTRNLNQPLAGLRIGVPREYFGAGLAADVEQSVRAALKEYEKLGATLVDISLPKTELSIPVYYVIAPAEASSNLSRFDGVRYGHRAKDYKDLSDMYCKTRAEGFGDEVKRRILVGAYVLSHGYYDAYYLQAQKIRRLIAQDFQQAFQACDVIMGPVAPTVAWDLGDKADDPVANYLADIFTLSTSLAGLPGMSIPCGFGQGDKNGKRPVGLQLIGNYFDEARLLNVAHQYQLATDWHARRPDGV, from the coding sequence ATGCATACCAAAACCATCAAACAACTCTCGGCGCTCCTGCAAGCCCGCGATATTTCGGCCAGCGAGCTGGCCAGCCTGTATCTGGCACGGATCAGGCAAAGCGACCTGAATGCCTACCTGCACGTCGATGAAGAGTTGACATTGCAACAAGCAAAGTCTGCCGACGCCCGGCTGGCAGCCGGCAACGCCACTGCGCTGACCGGCATTCCGATCGCCCACAAGGATATTTTCGTCACGCGCGGCTGGCGCTCGACCGCCGGCTCGAAAATGCTGGAAAATTATGTCAGCCCCTTCGACGCCACGGTGGTGGAACGGTTCAACGCGGCCGGCACGGTCACGCTGGGCAAGCTGAACTGCGACGAGTTCGCCATGGGCTCGTCCAATGAAAACTCGTACTTTGGCCCGGCTAAAAACCCCTGGGACAAAGCGGCGATTCCGGGCGGCTCGTCGGGCGGCTCGGCGGCGGCCATTGCCGCGCGCCTGGCGCCCGGCGCCACCGCCACCGACACCGGCGGCTCGATCCGCCAGCCGGCCGCGCTCTGCGGCGTCACCGGCATCAAGCCGACTTATGGCCGCGTGTCGCGCTTCGGCATGATTGCCTTCGCGTCCTCGCTCGACCAGGGCGGCCCCATGGCGCAGACCGCCGAAGATTGCGCTCTGCTCCTGAACGCCATGGCCGGCTTCGACGAACGCGATTCCACCAGCATTTCCCGTGCTGACGAAGACTACACCCGCAACCTGAACCAACCGCTGGCGGGCCTGAGAATCGGCGTGCCGCGCGAATATTTTGGCGCCGGCCTGGCCGCCGACGTCGAGCAATCCGTGCGCGCCGCGTTGAAGGAATACGAAAAGCTGGGCGCCACCCTGGTCGACATCAGCCTGCCCAAGACCGAGCTGTCGATTCCCGTGTATTACGTGATCGCCCCGGCCGAAGCATCCAGCAATCTGTCGCGCTTCGATGGCGTGCGTTACGGCCATCGTGCAAAAGACTACAAGGACCTCTCCGACATGTATTGCAAGACCCGCGCCGAAGGCTTCGGCGACGAGGTCAAGCGGCGCATCCTGGTGGGTGCCTACGTGCTGTCGCACGGCTACTACGATGCCTACTACCTGCAGGCGCAAAAGATCCGCCGCCTGATCGCGCAGGATTTCCAGCAAGCCTTCCAGGCCTGCGACGTCATCATGGGGCCAGTGGCGCCGACCGTGGCATGGGACTTGGGCGACAAAGCCGACGACCCGGTGGCCAACTACCTGGCCGATATCTTTACGCTCTCGACCAGCCTGGCCGGCTTGCCAGGCATGTCGATTCCCTGCGGCTTCGGCCAGGGCGACAAGAATGGCAAACGCCCGGTCGGCCTGCAGCTGATCGGCAATTACTTTGATGAAGCCAGGCTGCTCAACGTCGCCCATCAGTACCAGCTGGCGACCGACTGGCACGCGCGCCGTCCGGACGGCGTGTAA